GTCTATGACGAGAATGTCCGTCATGAAAGCCCATAGCGAGAACGCAGACATGACGCTGTTACTGCCAGACCCGATTCACGCCTATTTCGAATTCAGCAACGGCGCGGATACGCGTCGGGCCGCGCACTGCTTCACGCCGGATGCGGTCGTCGTCGACGAGGGCCGGACGCACCGGGGGCACGACGCGATCGAGTCGTGGAAACGCACGTCGCGCGGGCAATTCGAGTTTGCGGTCGAGCCTGTCACCGTCTCCCGGGATGGCGATCGCGTGACGGTCAGAGCCAGGGTCGACGGCAACTTCCCGGGAAGCCCGGTGCAACTCGATCACGTGTTTGATCTGGCCGGCGACCAGATCCGGTCGCTGGAGATCCACTGATGGCCATGACGCTGGAATTGCAGGGCAAGCGCGTCCTGGTGA
This is a stretch of genomic DNA from Burkholderia cenocepacia. It encodes these proteins:
- a CDS encoding nuclear transport factor 2 family protein encodes the protein MTLLLPDPIHAYFEFSNGADTRRAAHCFTPDAVVVDEGRTHRGHDAIESWKRTSRGQFEFAVEPVTVSRDGDRVTVRARVDGNFPGSPVQLDHVFDLAGDQIRSLEIH